The Phoenix dactylifera cultivar Barhee BC4 chromosome 12, palm_55x_up_171113_PBpolish2nd_filt_p, whole genome shotgun sequence genome includes the window AAGGTATTCCTCAAACATGACTACTAAAGACACAGGATGGATAGGATAAAACTTTTCCTGAACACTATGTCTCCTTGTATGAGACTCTCAGCTGCCACTTATGTACCTCCAAAAAATCTTGGCTCTTCTCCTAGTCCACTTCCCAAAATTTCATACTCCCATTTCCCCATCCAAGAAAGGAAAACTTGTGTGGCTTACCTTTTATGAATAAGGTGGCAGTAAGGGGGAAAACATAAAGGAAATCTCAATGACATGGAGTTTGATGATTCTGAAGTTTTACGATGAGCAAAATCATCTTCCTGTCCTTGGAATTTAGCTTTGAGAATTCCAAGGAGCCCCTATTAGTAGATTCAAAAAAGATGTCCACTCACAGATGTGTTTGGttgattgatttttttatttccttttggcCTCATTGTTTATTCTCTATTAGACTTTCACAAAACCTTCATTGTTAATTGTCCCCTTGCTTGTGACCCTATAGTAAATGAACTTTTTGCTTTCATCAATCCTTCACAAATGTATATTTCCATATACTCATAGCAAAAATAAACTAGGCACAGTTTTCGCAGTATATATGTTGATTAACTCCTTATGAATTGTCTCAAGCAGATCAAAAAATGCATTGGGAATCTATCTTTACATTTGCAAAAGGAACAAGACACTTGTGGTAAAACATAGTGCAAGATAGAATGATAAATGCAGGGAATAGGCAAAAATGTCAAATAGAAGTTGCTCTACATTCCTAGAATGGTATGCTGTTACAACCCATATATCCTAAATTATGCTAACTCAATATTTACGTTGATTACTCCACTAACAATCAGGCATATCTAAGATCTATCAGACCAGCTTGATATATAACACATTAACTCCTACCTCCTCTAAAGAAGCATTTCCAGCTCTTTCACCGATACCATTGACAGTGACCTCCAGTTGCCTTGCCCCTGCATAAGCGCCCTGTGTTCAGATTGCCCAAGAAGTGAGTAAAGAGGAGAACAATTGTTGAAGCAGACTACCATGCCACATTAACAAAGTTAGATTCATACAGCTAATGTGTTTGCGGTTGCAAGTCCAAGGTCATTCTGGCAGTGTGTTGATATTATTACATTCTCAATCCCATGAGTGTTTGCCTTTATGTCTGcaattaatttttcaaattctgAAGGAAGAGTGTAGCCAACAGTGTCAGGGATGTTCACAGTAGTTGCCCCAGCTTTTATAACTTCCTCCAGAACATGATAAAGAAAGTCTCTATCAGACCTGAAGATAACCAGGAAGTTTGCAATGAAATGTGACATGAAATTGCACTTTTAAGTCGAAAAGCAACAGCTTTTCCCTAAAAGTAATTGCTAATTATTTTCAGATTCATTTAAGCAAACCTTTATAACTGACAAAAACTGTATCTGTAGATCACTTTAGAATGCATGCAGACAATCATACAAACAAAAGCACAACTCAACAATGACTAGTTCTAAATCAATAGCAAAAAAAGTTATGACAGAACTGATAATGAcatttttaatttatccaagagaGTGCGGAACTTATTAACAATCAccaataaatctattttatgtTGCTTATTTTGCAAAGGAGAGACAGCAGGTATCTGACAAAATTACCTCATATGAGAATTATGGAATTCCACATGCATGATGAGAAAGAAATATTTTGTCAATGACTCAAAAGAAGCAGCCTAGACAGTGGTTAGGCATATCCGGCAAAGAAACAATAACAAAAGACGTATGTAATAAATATTGCTTTCTCTCTTTTTAGACCAGCTCCCTTTCTCCCACTATAGATAATTAAGAACAATAATGTTACCTCAGTCATTTCAATTTTTCTACTATTCTGAAAGCGACAAAGCAGCCTTTCAGCACTCCACCCACCACAAGGATTCACATAGGCTTGAGCTTCAGCCTTGCAGCACTCCATTCCTCTTATCAATAGGAGTGTTGCATTCACTTAAAGATGGACGCCCAATACAATAAAAGAGGCATGCACCTCCACAAAATCAATATCCCAAGTCTCCAATAAAAGCTTCTTAGCCCGCAGGGAAACTCCACACAACACCAAATACAAACTCTTCTCtcaccccctccccctcccccaaaCTTCTTCCAACCGCCTTGAAGCGAAATTCACATTCTTGGAGCATGTCAAGGTAGGCCAAAACCCAGACCTCTCCCTCAAAATGGAAGACTCATTCCTGGAGCACATATGAACCAAAAAATATAAGCAGAGATGTTTTGGTTGTTGAGTGGAACTGAGAGTACATGATATTCGCATAAGTTAGATTGAGATTTCACTGATCTTGCATTTATTTTAACTTTGCTGGTCGAATTTCTTCTGAGCTATTATCTTACATTATGTTCGCATTTTCATACTGAttgttttaattaatcatctgagCCTTATGTTTCAAACTGCCTTGAGGTTTACACTTCAACTTTCCACGCTAATATTGTCCAACATCACAGCAATCTTACAAGGAAAAGGCAATCAAGATTGCTATCTCACTCAAAAGGTTCTTTAAGTGCCAGATCCCAAGGAAAGTAGACCAAATGACAGGAAAAGAAAGTCAAATGTTTGGTAAGTAAGTATAGAGTCTGGGGCATGGCATTAATAAAGAATCGAGCTAACAAAGTTCCGCACAAAATGTTTCCAGACCTCAAAAATTATAACCCAAACAGCTCAAATggaaaattttcaaaagaaacGGGAATTATTTAACAGAGAGGTAGATAAGGAAAAAACCTGCCAGCATCCTCGGGGCTAAATTCGATATCCTGGCACCCGAGACTCCTGGCATACGCTACCATCTCGCGAGCGATCCTCACCACCTCCTCCCTCGTCTTCCTCAACTTGTGCTGCATGTGAATCTCGCTGGTGGCGATAAACGTGTGCACCCTCGGCTTCTTGGCGTGCCTCACCGCCTCCCATGCTGCATCGATATCCTTCTTGTTGCACCTCGCCAGGCCGCAGATCACCGGAATGTGGCCGTCCTCCGACACCGGTTGCTTCCCGACCTCCATGGCGATGGACCGCACCGCATCGAGGTCGTCAGGGGAGGACGCGGGGAAGCCGGCCTCGATGATGTCGACGCCGAGGCGGGAGAGTTGGCGGGCGACGACGAGCTTCTCTTTGCTGGTCATAGTGGCGCCGGGGGACTGCTCCCCGTCGCGGAGGGTGGTGTCGAACACCCGGACGTAGCGAGGGTCGGGGATGTCGTTGGGGATGTACTCAGGGCGGGATCGAAGAGAGCATCGGGTGGCTCCGGAACGAGTCCATGGCTTGGAGAGAAGAACGAAGGAGGAGCCAGAAAGATGAGGGATTACGCTGGAGCgagaggagggaggggagaGCCATGAATTGGAGAGGATATGGGAGCGGGATATATTGGGGTTAGGGTTACTGGAAGGGGAGAAGGGTTTAGGGCTTGATACAATGAGGGAGAACGCCATGGACGAAGACTTGGAGGCCGAAAAAacgaaggagaggaggagaggactaCCCGGAAAAACCAAGAACGAGGGATACGATTAGGGTTTTAGGTTTATGCGGTGCCTTCCCTGTCAGCCGCCTCACTCGTACCACGCGTGAGTTGACGATACTGGATGATCTCCATGTCCACCGCTCACACGTGTACGCGTCGTGGCGAATGGTCCCGTGGGACCCGAGTGGGTTATTTGGACCGGTCTTCAGTGAGGTGGAACTTCTCCGTGCCACACGATACATTGCATGGGATCCATTCAGAGTGTCAGACACAGCCGTGTACGGCCGTGAATGAGTCGATTTCATACACGGAACGGCATATCGTATGATGTCGCGTGGAAGCCTTCACAGTCATGATCATCATGTATCATGTATGTCATATATCAAGGGCTGTGATTGGAAGATTGGATATCTTGAGTGAGAGGACTATTCAAGAAATTTGTAGCGTCAAGTTAGGTTACACATGCAAACACGCGTAAGTACAATCGGTATATAAATTAAGTTACAAACTTTAACAAATCGTAGCTATGGATATTAATGGTAGAATTAGAAATTGGATCCGGATAGAATCGATGCCACAAGAAAGTTGCCCTGATACCTGAGATTATCGTTGGCTAAACTTATCAAGATACATAGTTGAAAAAAAACGTTCTTTGGTCCACTTTCAATGTTtggctacaaaaaaaaaaataaaagataaaaattactTTAATCTTTAAGATAATTTTCATCCAAAGTAACTAGAAAGGGATAAAAGAATTTTTGCCACGCTAGTTCAGAAGTCACTACAAAGTGAAAGAgattgagagaaaaaaaagatctcCTACTTTAGCTCtacttttttttccttgctCGCAATTaagattatatattttataataaacaATATAATTACAATAACCATAGTGTTCCTATTTAGTATTAATAATTAGTAATATTGCATATTCAATAATGTtattatttaaaacaaaaatgtaaagtcttttaattattattttggtTATTCATAATtagaaataataatataatgttAAAACTATTAATATTgttattatttataatttaaataGACAAATGattataattaaataattttcggacaataaataatatttaataaataaaataatacatagttatattataataaaataataccaTATTAATGAATAATAGTATAATAGTATGAATAGTAACTACTAATCATACTATACAttatatttatcaaaataatactaATATTATTTACATAATgagtaaataattaataataaaatattacttTATTCAATCAATACATGCTCTGGAGTACACATGTTAAGTCATATTTCATATcaatttataataaaaataaaatctcaTAACCATATTTTCCAACATGCTATTTCCATTGGCATATACAAATGACTGCATGATCATAAGAAAGGACTTCTGCAGGCTTGACAATGAAGATGTGAGAATTCCTATGAGTGTATATTCAGTTATATATCGGCTATACAttaggtagatcttgagtacttgtataggatcaaagaatctaaataacACATCGCAACTAGTTTTTTTGAGAATACCGCAGCATGGATTCATTTGTTGATCACGGATTGTTCATAGTATAAATAAAAGAGAAATTGATGATTGGACCAGATCTACTAGCTCAACGGTGGATCGTTCTAACTACGAACCAACATACATAAAAACAGATATAAAAGAGATGGAGAAAAAAGAAGCAACACATGCATGTTTGTGAATGTCAGTTCGTGGTTGAACCAATCTACTGGGTTAGCGGTGGATCTGATCCAACTAAACATTTTACTTTCTTGCAGAAACTATTATTTTTGAAAGCATCCTTCCCTTGCATGGCCTATCGAAGAACATGCGACGCTTTCGTGGAGAAAGTTGCCACATGGTCCGGGCTGAGGCCACGACAAGGATGGTGATGCCACGTGCATCCATCCATGTGAATTGGATTCTAGTGAGAATAGCACCATTTGGACGAGGCAAGGGCCAGGTTTAGGTTGGAGTGGTCGGGGAGCACGTTGGTCTTGTTTTAATCTCTCTCATCTCCATCTTTAACCAAACATGGTACATGAATAGCTCATTTAAACGTTCTAAATTTCTAATAGCATTAGTATATGAGTTAAATACATTTTTAGATATTAATAtcgataaattttatttatataagcCAATCATGAGTAGGAAAGTATAAGTCAGTTACAAACTAGAGTCAAAAGGTattaaaaattttcatttataCCAAACAGTGGGGATTTTAACATTTTCTTAGGGACGACAAGAACAAAA containing:
- the LOC103705082 gene encoding 2-isopropylmalate synthase A-like; amino-acid sequence: MAFSLIVSSPKPFSPSSNPNPNISRSHILSNSWLSPPSSRSSVIPHLSGSSFVLLSKPWTRSGATRCSLRSRPEYIPNDIPDPRYVRVFDTTLRDGEQSPGATMTSKEKLVVARQLSRLGVDIIEAGFPASSPDDLDAVRSIAMEVGKQPVSEDGHIPVICGLARCNKKDIDAAWEAVRHAKKPRVHTFIATSEIHMQHKLRKTREEVVRIAREMVAYARSLGCQDIEFSPEDAGRSDRDFLYHVLEEVIKAGATTVNIPDTVGYTLPSEFEKLIADIKANTHGIENVIISTHCQNDLGLATANTLAGAYAGARQLEVTVNGIGERAGNASLEEVVIAMKCRQELMGGLYTGINTKHIVMASKMVAEYTGLHVQPHKAIVGANAFAHESGIHQDGMLKHKNTYEIISPEDIGLSRSNESGIVLGKLSGRHALRSKLLEFGYDINGNELEDVFKRFKEVAEKKKRVSDEDIEALITDEIFQPAVIWSLGELQATCGTLGLSTATVKLIASDGEEKIACSVGTGPVDAAYKAIDSIVQVPAVLREYAMNSVTEGIDAIATTRVVIGGDNNSMAMHALTGESVRRTFSGSGAAMDIVVSSVRAYVSALNKMLGFMSAVKATTESPQGKTSRSSE